The Colius striatus isolate bColStr4 chromosome 25, bColStr4.1.hap1, whole genome shotgun sequence region CAGGCAAAGGAGAAGCCAAGGGCCTGGAGCAGCTTCAGCAAACAACAGAAAGGAACTGAAATCccccaaaaaaaatcacattccaGGGGCAGTATTTTCCACCACCATGGTCTGGGGAAGGCAGAACTGAAGCCCTGACTCAGGAGATTTGCTGTGTTCAGAAATGCTGTTAAAAACCCAATCCCATGGCCAGGCAGCAGGTGGAGGATGATCCCACCCCCTCCTGGGGAAGGGCTCATCCACTACGGGACTGTGCCGGCGCAGACTGGAGCTGCCAGGTCCCTGCCAGACTCTCAGGATGGAGGAGAGTGTGTCTGTCCTCCAAGAGCCTGGACACAAATAGGAAGGGAGTGtggaaaaacacaaacaggaTCGCTCCAGCCCTGCTCCGTCAGGGATGGGAAAAGGGCCAAACCTGCacggaggtggaggagcccgAGGCAGAGCATCGCTCTTGGCACTGGCTGGAGGAGCCCGGCAttcaggcagggctgggctggctctGAGCACAGGGGACCAatcctgctggggagcagcactgGCCAAGTGACCCAGTTAATCCCAGTGCAGAGTGGGACTGGGTGCAGGGTGGAGCTGAGTGCCCGTGGGGCGATGAAGCAAGGAGAGGGAGCGCTCCTGCACCCCAACAGAGCAGCGAGGAGCAGAAAGAGAGCGACAGAAAACCAGCCAGGGTTGAAAGgatttatttcaaacaaaatttcCCCAACAAAAAAGTCATACAAAAAGAACAGAGACAAGAGTGGTCGTTACAAAAGTGTTCACAGCTCCAGAAAAACCATCTGAGCAATCCTCAGCACGGAGGCTAAGGCACGGCTGGCTTCAGTGGCAGCCCCACGGGCAggattggctcagtgagggaaTGCAAAggtcctcagcacccaaactctGCTCAGGTCATGCTGGAGCAAGCAGGGTCAGCCCCTGGCACACACAACTCGAGCAGTCCTTGCTACAAACACCCATCCCACCGGTTCCCACACTGGTGAGCACACGTTGCTGCTCTGTCCTCACTGTGCCAGGGCCACCAACGCTTTTATGGGCACAGGATCGAGCCCATCCTGAGCAGGTCTCTTGGCCCTGAAGGACTCATTTCAACTCCACATCTCTCATCATCAATCATAGCTGCCACCAGCCTTGGACTGAACGTCCTTCACACCTCCTTGGCCACCAGAGATGCCAGAGCCACAGCTCCAACACTCTGTTCCACTGTTTGGGGGTTGGTTTTGGGCCCCATCACAGAAGAGGCATCAGCACATTGTGCAGGTTTGGTGCTGACATGCAGGAATCAGCTTTCCTGTTCTCGATAAACAGCCCCAAAACGCTGCCACATCATAAATTCATCCCCCAAGACCTCTGTCCTGGTAACAGCTCATAGAAGCCTTTACAGTTTCAGCAGACCAGCTCAGACCATTCCCCCTGCAGGCATCGCTGGGCTTGTGGCAAAGACTATCAGCAGCAGATGAAGTTTCTGCTTCATCTGGCCAGAAAAAGgccttttcctttcttaggGAACTGCAGTCCTGGTGAGCTGCAGGAGATGGGCTGCGCCTGTATCACCACAGGACTCAAACCTGAGCAGGATTAAAAGATTCTCTTGAACTCCTGAGAAATACCCTCCAAGCTCCTGTTCTCCACCACAGGGGTTGCCAAAGCAAGGCCAAGGGGAGAGCAAATAGTTCCCCCTTTgaaccccaaagccctggggcagTTATTAACACTCTGCCATCCTGCCCAGCCACATATGGGGCTGCTCCACACCACGGGGTCTCACGTTTTCTCCTACCACGGACGAGTTCTCAACACCGAGCTTGGTGTTGGCCTGTGGGACAGTCACAAGAGCAGGTGAGGGCAGCGAGCAGAGATGGGGTCTCAATGCTGCAGGAACTCTGGTCTCACAGCTGCCACGTCCCCATTTGCAGACCCAAGTGCTGCTGAGGGTGCAAACTCTCATCCCAAGGCAGCCTCATGTTGTCAACAGCGTCCGACGGCGCTTCGCTCAGCAGGTCATGCAACGCGGACGGATGTtgtctgcaggggggtttggaTCGATCTGCAAAGCCAAGTTTCAAGTCATAAAAACCTCAGCAGAGGGCACATGCCAGCTACCTCCACCAGCCCTCCCAGCCCAGAGGGGATTTGTTACCTCTGAATACAGCGGAGGTGGTCGGAAGCGAAACTCCTGGATGTAGGCGAAGAAAGGACCTTCCAGGATGCCGCCGAGTTCGCTGCGGCACGGCGGAGCCAGGCTCTGCTCGGCCTCTGGGCTCGACACCACTGTCGAGTACTCagggggagctgcagagagaggagaacCATCAGGGAGGAGGAAACACTCTCCGTGAATGAGACACATGCAAGTAAAAGGGCTTCAAATCCACTGTTTCCCAAACCTTGCCAGTCCCATGGGGAAGGCACCCAGGACATGCAGCACCACAACCAAACAATTAAGTAAAAAGAGCTAAAGCTGCTCCTGGAGCAAGAGGCAGGGTTGAAAACTGGAGTGGGTTGACCAGGGGGGTGGTGCAGCAACCAGATagcctggggagagggagaTGCTCACCCTCTGGCTGCTCCGGGATGGTGCTGAGCCAGTCCAGGTTGACGCTGTACTGGCTGCTGACGCTGGACGTGCGGCTCCCGAAGGGGTGCAGCGGGATGGTTCCGATGACGAGTGGCAGTTCAAGAAGCAGCTTGGATGTCCCAGGAATATCCACACAAACCTGCAGAGACAGCAGGGCACCTTAGCTGTTGGTATCTTCCCAGGCCAGAGGGGCAGATATCTCCCGCCAGAGCACCGGCTTGAGCCAGCCAGGAGGGATTATCTTGCAGCTGGATGCAAAGGGAGATGCAAATGCTCCCGCACCAGCCCTTGTGCTGTGCGCAGGTGGCAATGAGGcagcacacagagcagccagagctgcactgGGGGAACCTGAGACCTCAGCCAAATCACCATCCCCAGCAGCGGGAGCGGCGAGCACAGCGCTAGCGAGAGGGGGAACGCTCAGCAGCGAGCTGCCCCCAGGCCCCTCACCTTCAGGGAGTATTCCACCTGGATGATGCGGCACTGGAGGATGGACGGGCCCACGGGCGGGATCTTCAGCGCCCGGCCGTGCCACACGTCCCGCTTCCCCGCTGCGATGGCGTCCCCCACCATCGTGGTCACCACCGACTTCTTCTGCTTCTTGGTGCCCCGAGCGACGAAGGTCTGAGTCTGGATGATGGCTGCCTTGGGCACCACGGCTCGGCTGGTGCAGTTGTCGATCTCAGCAAAGATAGGGATGACCTCACCTACCCAAACAGACGCACATGTTGGACGAGGGGAGATGGGACTTGGTCCTGCCTCAAGGAATTCCTGCGTAGGCTCAGAGGGCTGGTCACACTGTCCAGCAGGAGCCTGTCCCGGGGAAGCTGCCCACACCAGATGCACACACCAAGGCCCTCAGACTGATGACGTGCCAGAAGTCAACAGCCCAGCTCACAGTgaccccaaatcccctcccgcTGGGGTCCAGCCCAGGGCCCGCAGAGGTTCAAGGGCACCAGCACATGGCCTCACCTGGGGTGTAGCCTTTTCGGTCAATCTTGGCCGTCACAGAAACCTGGCCACGGTTGCAGTACCAGGCACGAGCAAGTTTCTCTTTGGCACCTGCCTGTGGAGCCTGCAGAAAGGGAAATATTTGTTTAGTAAGAAAGCCTGAAACTCAAAGCAGGCACCTCCCTGGCACTGAgaaacctgctggagagcatcagCAGCTTCTTAGGTATCTGATGCAAGAGGCTGTTGCAATGGATTGATGTTTCCAAAAGCTAAGAGCCATCAGTGACCTCTGTGCAGCCCAGGTAACGCTGCAGGGCACAAGTTACAACAGGGCAAATAGTCCCTCTGGAAATCAGGGAAGCTGACACCTTCCCTGGGGGCTTCTGGGGATGTTCTGGATGCAACTGccctgaggcagagcaggggggaGCTCACCAGCAGAGCAGGAGTGTTGATGTCGATGGGTTCAATCACTGTGAACTCCTTCTTCACCTTCTTCACCGTTGCCCAGGGTCTGTGCAGTTTGGCTTTCACCCAGTAGCGCACGCTGCCGTGCTTCCCCTCGAAGGAGGTTGCCAGGGTCCTGTGTggaagcaatgagcaatttagaAGGGCTTTCCTGAAAGAATCCCATTTTCTAGGTGCCCTGTCCCCCAGCCTAGGAACTGCAGCAGGCACCAAGCAGCTCCCCTCCCTCTTTGCATCAAGGCAACAAAAAACCATCCACTTACTCTGGGAGCTGGAAGGTGAAGGGGAACTCGTGCTTTCCTGCCTGCAGGACCGTGACCTCACCATTGTCTGTGGGTAAAACAGATTTAAGATGATTATCTCCCTCCTGCAGAACTTCCTCCCCAGGCAAATTGGTGGCAGAGATGTACAGCCCACGGCCAGAGAGCAGCATGGTGGCACAGGAGGGTTTCTGCCAGGGttaagctgcagcagcagtcaCACAATTTCCATGTCTCCAGGCTCGCAGGGACCAGGGGCAGGTCCCAGGGTGGGCTCTGCTTCACCCTGCAGCCACCTCGCACTGTGGCTTGGAagtgagagcagctctgggtaGGGTGGCCAGCAAagccccagtgccctcccagggTCCTGCCCAGGTTGCAcaaggcagctggggctggagaggaCTTCTGGggatcatctagcccaatccTCTTCCTCAAAGCAAGCTCCTGAACCTCCACAAGTGTTTTccagtgctgcttctgtgcCAGGGAGCACTCACAGCAGAGGAGGAATCCTGTGTGGGGCCAGTCCCAAGCCGGGGTGtcctgcacagcagcacagacccGTTGTGCCCCCCAGGTGCCCTCAGCACCGCACAGTCCCGCTGTGCCCCCCAGGCCCCCCAGGCGCCCTCAGCACCCAGCTTCCAGAGCGCCCAGTCCGTAAGTCACCCCAAGCACCCACATTTTAGCTGGCTGAGGTGTCATGCACCCTGCAGCCGGGCCGTTCCCTGGCACACGGTTCCGAGCTGGCTGGGATGCCGTGCACGCCACGGCCAGCGTGTCCCAGGCTGCCTCATCCCCGCGGTGCTTCAGCCCGGAGCCCCCGGCGCATCCCCCGCGCCGCTCAGCGCCGGTGCCTGGGGGCTGCGACACGGGGGGTGCCGGGGTGCCGTACCTGGGGGTGCCAGCAGCGTGTCGCGGTGGTTGAGAAACTCCACCTGGTCGCTGTAGCTCTGCGTGTAGGCGGTGCTGGAGCCGGCGCTGCGGGACTCGGTCCAGTGGACGCGGGCAGCGCCCATCGCCCGCAGCCTCAGGGCTCCCAGCCGCGCCGCCGccaccagctccagcaccaCGCGGCCCGACACCGCCTGCCCGGGGTTGAAAGCGACCGGGCCGTCGCGTTCCGACCCCTCCAGCACGATCACAAAGCGCTTCACGCGATCGAAGATCATGGCGAGCTCCGGCCGGCGGcacagcccggcccggccccgccgccgcccgcttTAAGAGCCCGGCGCGCCCGGGGGCGGCCCCGacggggcgggccgggccgggccctgCAAAACAAGGCAGCGAGCATGTGCGGGCCgtcccctcctcttcctcccagcGCCTGcgggggggtcgcggggggcaGCGGCGTctccccgcccgccccgggACATCCCGAGACGGCcccgcggggccgcggccgcgccAGCCCCCGGGAAGGTGCCGCGCCCGGGGTGGCTCACGGGGCTGGTGCCTGCCGTGGGTAGCTCCCCGTTTGCTGCGCGGTTGCTCGGTGCCCCCTGAACCCCGCTTCCAGCTCCCACCCCCGACCTCGGCTCGACGGCGGCCGGAGCTCGTGTGAACTGTGCCGAgcggctggggctggaggggacctgCGGGGATCAGCTGTAATCCAGCCCACTCCTCGAAACAAGCTCCTGAACCTCCGCAGGAGTTTCCCAACGCCGTTCCTTTCCCTGCCAGGGAACACCGGAGGCTCATCGCGTCCTCCCCATTCCCAGAGCCTTCCCAGGGGTCGGAACAGGCTGCAACTGGATCTGGGCTCGTGGCCCGGCCAACTGGCAACGAACGGAAAACTGGTCTGGGACACGGCTTCGCTTATTTCTAAGAAGTCAAGAACTGGCTCGGGTTCAGCTTGTGCAATTACAGAGTGAGCAATACATCTTCCCGGGGCTTTTTAACCAGGCAAGCTCTGGTTTTCTACCAGCTGGTACTGGGGTTTGTGTGCAAATGCCACCTGTGTGGGCAGGCAGGGCGTGGAGACTCGCTCTGCTGgcagcatctgctgctgctggcgctCAGCAGGGCTAAAGAAGCATGAAAAGTGAGAACTGGTGATCCTCAGGATGGACATCCCTGTTAGCAGTGCCCCGAGATATgggaaaagggaggagagaggtGTCTGCATCCCTCTAAAATGGTGAATGCAGCTTTAGAAACTTCCACTTGAGTCATGGCTGTCACATTTGCCGAGCACCAGAGCTCCCCACCccgggcacaggctggggataaGACAAAACAGGCATAAAAAACGTTACTGAGTGTTTGGCTGCCAAAGCTGTGAGGATTTTTGAGCTGCTCCCAGCCGTGCTGGGCAGGACCTGCTGTGCTCAACTGGGTTGATCTCAGCCACTGAAAATGAACTGGGTCGAAGCCCTGCAAAGCTTCAGCTGTCTGCAAAGCCCGACTGGATTTGGCTGTTTCCCTCCCCAGGCAAAGGGACTGTGTTTTAGTTTGTGTGCACAACCGGTTGCTGCCATGAGTGAACATGAATCACAGCAAATGCTGGAAAGGGAGCCCGAGAGCTacaggagaggggaagaaggagggaaggCATGTCACAGCACGAGTTACGGGGCGATGGCAGCTCTGGGAAGGCGCCCATGCCTCT contains the following coding sequences:
- the ARRDC2 gene encoding arrestin domain-containing protein 2 isoform X1, giving the protein MIFDRVKRFVIVLEGSERDGPVAFNPGQAVSGRVVLELVAAARLGALRLRAMGAARVHWTESRSAGSSTAYTQSYSDQVEFLNHRDTLLAPPDNGEVTVLQAGKHEFPFTFQLPETLATSFEGKHGSVRYWVKAKLHRPWATVKKVKKEFTVIEPIDINTPALLAPQAGAKEKLARAWYCNRGQVSVTAKIDRKGYTPGEVIPIFAEIDNCTSRAVVPKAAIIQTQTFVARGTKKQKKSVVTTMVGDAIAAGKRDVWHGRALKIPPVGPSILQCRIIQVEYSLKVCVDIPGTSKLLLELPLVIGTIPLHPFGSRTSSVSSQYSVNLDWLSTIPEQPEAPPEYSTVVSSPEAEQSLAPPCRSELGGILEGPFFAYIQEFRFRPPPLYSEIDPNPPADNIRPRCMTC
- the ARRDC2 gene encoding arrestin domain-containing protein 2 isoform X2, coding for MQPPGGVRRLALELAAGRARGAYGSGELLRGRVRLELRRPLRLRALEVLARGRAATHWLESRSVGLNVVYHDYTAYQTFLYRRCQLIPDNGEVTVLQAGKHEFPFTFQLPETLATSFEGKHGSVRYWVKAKLHRPWATVKKVKKEFTVIEPIDINTPALLAPQAGAKEKLARAWYCNRGQVSVTAKIDRKGYTPGEVIPIFAEIDNCTSRAVVPKAAIIQTQTFVARGTKKQKKSVVTTMVGDAIAAGKRDVWHGRALKIPPVGPSILQCRIIQVEYSLKVCVDIPGTSKLLLELPLVIGTIPLHPFGSRTSSVSSQYSVNLDWLSTIPEQPEAPPEYSTVVSSPEAEQSLAPPCRSELGGILEGPFFAYIQEFRFRPPPLYSEIDPNPPADNIRPRCMTC